Part of the Bifidobacterium crudilactis genome is shown below.
CTCAATGTCGACTCCAGTTTGGCGACCCCTCTCAACGCGGCCATTCCCAGGGCATGCATGATGCCGAATTCGTCTATTTCAGCGTTGCTCGCCTCTCCGACAGCCCAGGCGTCGCTCCACGCTTCCAACGCTTCGACTATGGATTCGCGCTTCTTGGGGCTCAGCAACTTCGAGTCCGCCACACCCGGCGTCACTGCGAGCTTGTCCAACCTTGTGGAGCGAACGCCCACGGCTCCGACCATCACAGGGCCGGCCAAGGCCCCCCTGCCCACTTCGTCCAAACCCACGATCAGGTCATAGTGCTGCGCGGCAAGCGCCTGTTCCATCGTCAACGTTGGTACTATGCGAGTCACAATCTCAGTTCGCCTTCACTCAGTGTGCGTCTGTTCGTCAGGAACGGACGCGAATACCTCATGGTGGGCGCTCATGGTGGAAATGTTCTTGATCGGCCAATAGATCGCCAGTCCTACACCCACCACATCCTTCGTCGGAACCAGGCCGCTCTCTCCGTCGTCCTGGTGGTACCGCGAATCGGAGGAATTTCCTCGGTTGTCTCCCAGGACGAACACATGGCCCGCACTGACTTTCACTTTGAAGGAGATGATGCTCGGATCGCTGCCCGGACGAATATACGAGCTCTCGTCAACAGCCACGCCGTTGATGGTGACCGGCGATCCGGGACCGTCGCATGCCACGGTGTCCCCAGGAAGACCGATGAGTCTTTTGATGAGATATTCGCTTTGACCGAGGGAGGTCTTCGTCTCGTTGTTCAGCCAATGCGCGGGGTCTTTGAATACGATGACATCCCCCCTCTGCAATTTGGCTATCCCCGGAATCAGCTGTGTGGTGACCACGCGGTCGCCCTCATGTATCGTGTCGAGCATCGAGCCCGAAGGAATCACGTAGAAGCCGAACAGGAAGGTTCTGACTACAAGAACGATGAGAATAGGTATGCCGCACCAGATCAACACTTCGCTCCAGCTCAGCATCGAATTCGGATTGCGCTTGCGCCCGGACCGACGGGAATCCTCCTCGGGTTTGGGCTGAGGATTCACACCATAATCGGCGACGCTGAAAATACGGGCATCGTTGTCGTTAACCGTCGCCGTCGAATCCGAGCCGTACCGTCCTGTGTTGTTCACCGGGGTGCCATATTCCCCCGCACCGTTCGCCCATGCACTGTTCTCATCAGTGTGGCTCTCCCCAGTGCTGTTCTCCCCAGTGCTGATCTCACCAGTGCCATCAGAACGCATGCTCTCTCCTTTGCCTTGCCCGGACTATGCACCGGCAATCTGACGATCCGTCCTTCGACGGTACACCAACTGCGATATTCCACACTCATTCGGTATGGCATTTCTACTAAGCCTTACGGCAATTGTTTTTCAGCCATTGCCTTTCATCAATTGCATTTCAGCCATTGAAGTGTTCAATACCGCTATACCGCAGTCCAGACGGAAAGCGGCATCCAACGTTCCTACCAGGCCTGGCAACTCGTCGCTACTGTGTACGACTGTGCGCCGGGCCCAGAATCAATCGTCGAACGATACCGGCATCTCGCGCGCCAAGGGTTACGGCACATAAGGGTAGCAGAAGACGAGCGGATGACGGAGCGGATACAGTATGACCCGGAGGCCTTGGAAAAGCTTCCGGGTCATACTCAACGACGCAGTAGTCACACCATCATCTGCATCAGGCCTTGTTGTCGCGACGCTCGGCGATACGTGCTGCCTTACCGCGAAGATCACGCAAGTAGTACAGCTTGGCGCGGCGTACACGACCCTTGCGGACCAACTTGATGGAGTCGATCTGTGGGGAATGCAGCGGGAACCGACGCTCGATGCCGACGCCGAAGCTCA
Proteins encoded:
- a CDS encoding ribonuclease HII codes for the protein MVTRIVPTLTMEQALAAQHYDLIVGLDEVGRGALAGPVMVGAVGVRSTRLDKLAVTPGVADSKLLSPKKRESIVEALEAWSDAWAVGEASNAEIDEFGIMHALGMAALRGVAKLESTLRANDEADGQLSMCAILDGSFDYVSAVVDSFDAPDLMYPIDVVTMVKADQQCASVASASVIAKVTRDRVMMSLAKQPSYAPYGWENNKGYGSASHRETIARIGPSDLHRVSWHLC
- the lepB gene encoding signal peptidase I, with the translated sequence MLSWSEVLIWCGIPILIVLVVRTFLFGFYVIPSGSMLDTIHEGDRVVTTQLIPGIAKLQRGDVIVFKDPAHWLNNETKTSLGQSEYLIKRLIGLPGDTVACDGPGSPVTINGVAVDESSYIRPGSDPSIISFKVKVSAGHVFVLGDNRGNSSDSRYHQDDGESGLVPTKDVVGVGLAIYWPIKNISTMSAHHEVFASVPDEQTHTE